GGGGATGGTATGCCGAGCTTCTGTGAAGTTTCATGCCTTGTGTCTTGAACAGTTCGCGCCAAAAAATGTTGAGAAAGACACGATCCCTATCTGATACAATGGTTGAGGGTATCCCATGATGTTTGACAATCTCCCTGATAAACGTATTTGCAACCGACTGTGTTGTATAAGGGTCTTTGATGCCAATAAAGTGTGCATACTTTGATAGACGATCCACCACTACCAACACCGTATCAACTCCCTGTGACTTGGGTAATCCATCTACAAAATCTAAGGATATATCCTCCCAAACCTTGGATGGAATTGTCAATGGCTGCAATAGTCCTGCTGGACTTAAGGATGATGTTTTGTTTTGCTGACAAATCGCACATGCCCGGACGTACTGCTGCACTCGTTTCCTCATCCCTGGCCAGAACCATTCTTGGGCCAACCGCATGTATGTTTTAAAATCCCCTGCATGACCTCCCAAAGTGCTATCATGGTACTCTTCTAGTAGTTGTTGTACTATTACAGATTTGGTTGGGATGAAAATGCGTTCCTTGTAACGTAAAATGCCTTGATCCACCTCATATCCATTGGGGACTTGTGTCCCAATACTAATATCTTCCTTTACCTTCTGGATGAAATGATCTTGCTGAATTTGAGGCATGAAATCTGCCCAACGAGCCCCACAAAGAGTTCTCAATGTTGTTAACTCTGCTTGGCTAACATATTCCCGTGATAAGGCATCAGCTATCTTATTAGCGGGTCCAGGTTTGTATTGGATATCAAAACTGTACACCATTAGCTTAAACACCCATCTTTGATAATCCATCTCGATCTCCCTTTGATCAAATAAGAAACGTAAGCTTTGTTGATCAGTCCTCACCATAAACTTGCGTCCCATTAGGTAATGACGCCATTTTTGAACCGCCAAAACAATGGCCATTAATTCTTTTTCGTATATTGATTTCAATCTGGTTCTCGACCCCAAAAGTTTGCTGAAATAGGCTATTGGGTGGTCATTTTGCAGTAACACAGCCCCCACCCTGAAACCTGATGCACTGGTTTCTATCACGAAAATTTGGTTGAAATTTGGTAGTGTTAAGATGGGAGCCTGCATCATTGCTTCCTTAAGTGTTTGGAAGGACTTTGTTGCTGCTTCCGTCCAGTGGTAGTTGTCCTTCTTAAGTTGTTCCGTCAATGGGGCTGCTAGTTTAGCATAGTCTCGTATAAATTTACGATAGTATCCGGTCAGTGCTAAAAACCCATGGAGCTCTTTTATGGATTTAGGCAAAGGCCACTCCTGCATTGCTTGTATCTTGGATACATCTACTGCCACCCCTGCTTCCGACTAAACATCTACTGCCACCCCTGCTTCCAAATAAACCACCTCCTTCTTTCCGAATTCACACTTTTTTTTATTGATGTTCAGTTGATGTTTAGTTAACAGATGTAGAACGATTCTTAACTGCTGCACATGATCATCCCGGCTGTGACTATAAATGAGAATGTCATCGAAGAAAACTAACACGAATTTTCGTAAATATGGTCTGAATATCTCATTCATAATCGCTTGAAATGTAGCCGGTCCATTTGTCAACCCAAAGGGAAGCACCAAAAATTTAACTCTAAATGAAAGCACCAAAAATTCATAATGCCCCTCATGCGTCCTAAACACAGTTTTTAGAATATCTTCCTCTTTCATACGTATTTGATGATATCCCGACTTCAAATCCAGTTTTGTAAACACCACTGCCCCCCTTAATTCATCTAATAATTCGTCTATAACCGGAATGGGGAATTTATCCAGAACAGTCACCTTATTTAAAGCCCTGTAATCTACGCAAAATCTCCATGAACCGTCTTTCTTTTTAACTAGTAGGACTGGGCTTGAGAACGGGTTGTTTGATGGTTGAATAATCTGGGCTTGCAGCATATCTCGAATCAACTTTTCTATCTCATTTTTCTGCACTTGGGGGTACCGGTAAGGACGAACATTAACTGGGTTCGTTCCTTCTTTTAAAATGATGGCATGGTCACGGCTACGCTGTGGGGGCAGACCTAATGGCAGTACAAAGACTTGTTGATACTCTTCCAAAACTGGTGCTAAAAATTCTGGACAATCTGCTCTACTTTCGTTCTCTTTAGTTGGTGTTTCCAGCACATTAAACTCTACCAAATACCCCTGCCCTTCTTTTTTTAGGTTCCTGATCATGGCTTTTAGGGATATCCCATTATGCCCTAATGAAGGATCTCCTTTTAAGGTGACTGTTTCTTCGCCCATTTGAAACTGTAGTGTTTGTGTTTTCCAATTCGTCGTCATAGTGCCCAATTTCTCCAGCCATTGAATACCTAATATGACATCTGAATTTCCAAGCTCTAACGGCAAAAAATTCTCAACTATTACCATACCTTGTACCTCCAAAACCACTGATTTACACATCCCTCTGCCTTGCACTGCATCCCCGGTGCCCAATGACACCCCAAATTCTAGTGAGGGTATTATTTGAATTCCTAAATTCTTCACTGCTGTCTTTGAAATAAAATTATGGGTTTCCCTCGGGTCAACCATAATAACTACGTTCTTGCCCTTGATTTGACCCATCAATTTCAGTGTTCGTGGAATACTAATCCCCATTACCGAATTTAGTGATATTTCAGGTTGAGGGGAGTTTGGACATACCTCGCTAGGATCATCTGAAACATGGCTATGAGGGCTTAATTCTAGTTCATCCTCGTCTCCTTCTCTAGTTAGCAAGATGCTGAGTTCCTTTCGCTTGCATCGATGGCCGATGGACCATTTATCATCACATCTATAGCATAACCCTTTTTCTCATTTCAACTGCAATTCTCTGTCACTCAATCTCCTTACCTGCCCACTTCCCCCAGTTGACACTACTGACTGGCTGTAGGTAGACTGCATTCCTTGTGACCTTAGCCCTGTTGAATAGTTCGCTGAACTTCCCTGTGCTGATAAGGAGGGGGTACTTTGGTTAAAACTTCCCCTATAGCTGGTCATTGCGCCACTTCGATTAAAATATTTCCTGTTATTCCCCACCCGTAATTTATCCTCCACCATCAAGGCCAAATCCATGGCATTGTCTAAATTTtttggacccaacaatctaacttcTACCTTCACTTCCTCTTTTAACCCATTTAGAAATTGCCCATTTGCTATCTCTTCTGGAACACGCTCCAACGGTGCCAATAATTCAATGAACTTTCTTCGGTAATCCACTACGCTCCCGGTTTGTCTATGAGCTAGCCATTTTTCGTGTAATGTACCCGTGGCAGTTGATCTAAATTGTCGTCGA
This sequence is a window from Apium graveolens cultivar Ventura chromosome 9, ASM990537v1, whole genome shotgun sequence. Protein-coding genes within it:
- the LOC141686448 gene encoding uncharacterized protein LOC141686448, coding for MEEATLRLEGWINRAREHHEQLIAAMKNEQAQMKQPEVPPNENMVTEVDKFGETITGENISHSKGVILGDDSHGGRGSGGGRGGVGMGYQVGSEGTNWRFKKLDMPLFDGINPDGWILRAEGYFQFYRLTEEDKIEAAIVALEGEALLWFQWEHRWRPIQNWEEMKAMIRRQFRSTATGTLHEKWLAHRQTGSVVDYRRKFIELLAPLERVPEEIANGQFLNGLKEEVKVEVRLLGPKNLDNAMDLALMVEDKLRVGNNRKYFNRSGAMTSYRGSFNQSTPSLSAQGSSANYSTGLRSQGMQSTYSQSVVSTGGSGQRKELSILLTREGDEDELELSPHSHVSDDPSEVCPNSPQPEISLNSVMGISIPRTLKLMGQIKGKNVVIMVDPRETHNFISKTAVKNLGIQIIPSLEFGVSLGTGDAVQGRGMCKSVVLEVQGMVIVENFLPLELGNSDVILGIQWLEKLGTMTTNWKTQTLQFQMGEETVTLKGDPSLGHNGISLKAMIRNLKKEGQGYLVEFNVLETPTKENESRADCPEFLAPVLEEYQQVFVLPLGLPPQRSRDHAIILKEGTNPVNVRPYRYPQVQKNEIEKLIRDMLQAQIIQPSNNPFSSPVLLVKKKDGSWRFCVDYRALNKVTVLDKFPIPVIDELLDELRGAVVFTKLDLKSGYHQIRMKEEDILKTVFRTHEGHYEFLVLSFRVKFLVLPFGLTNGPATFQAIMNEIFRPYLRKFVLVFFDDILIYSHSRDDHVQQLRIVLHLLTKHQLNINKKKCEFGKKEVVYLEAGVAVDV